A genomic window from Ciona intestinalis chromosome 8, KH, whole genome shotgun sequence includes:
- the zf(c2h2)-36 gene encoding zinc finger protein 36 isoform X3, which yields MDNSELTRGPFTCPNCNKEFQQFSVFNAHSQEKCVPADSQPFCIIFNPTSNKNARPRKKLHLTVEEYFYGKCNGKKHKQVANFNPSKKYKCYSCAKVLKNNLRFMSHVRHKIENHWKQNDNINDFNICSHCYRHYDTPFQLQCHVETVHSSVAASTTCCICELNFQDEETFLFHMKNRHGCQEMPYVCKICSHRSSLYSDLMQHFRECHENSNSLMCPFCLCIHNTGNSHLNHVIQHLKKSYRCSRCRLQFSSSVAQCQHLTIDHMKTMRSKLRYPVPPNINDYTVFVKLGKKTSLPLKSFFFGSPTAREVLATSFPNFVDTKEKSKSCKRKLDQTLKQKLVSMKITKSALHLNLNLIDDTSEFTCWECALTFQHDVQHYIQHFQTEYKCRECFYASHCLYAAADHSETHTNRFRKEEDRIKETKINVVVSPTWPSKSPTVNSIEWDLENEEKLEENWKPNEDLPLNNSAQSGEEKTNKEKNVFKRKNPRRKQLLPQKVTFDGEDSPQNNITPNSVNTVGSSATHVPNSLSSAPKSNKKSAKKRKLSEEASATEEKPQRTRAKKKTSQLNLLSEPPANPFNFQRNGVVSLGSTNKPIQAPDSAKIKAKPFPAKPFDISQMSFGKVFASSRTLSEKLYNPSKKSNKQSTTPSKNVLKPSKQVPASPMNVAETPNPQPPVKDFVFEKNAKGKLVLVPRTLKKAPAKFEMPKPPRAISFSEVTKSSILVKWLPPIDCSVTQYLLQFRGFGIPTTEVLPPAQTMVRLVGLRSNTTYVVRMYSMYKNMKSSCIHGKQKTLGLRELTQLNKQAMESPVIILDDEDEEKDVNSSSAAPDTFKPTPVVSGATPMALNATSGTAKITPFPKNHTLSSSETQKITPKLIPVSQIKTATVLRTAMATQLKNLLPITSQASISIKVTKVGGINIHKLSPQQKTLPKTIDSNVIMPPMKLMVQKGKVTGKPIVPISKTELVRVSNSPQQTVLSALSLEKKENTEIVSATNVVDMENTTSDSNKDISMDTDTVIIETSSINDVETSSQNTSMVDGIASGAQSSNLDTVINTMSQDKPLVSDVVVDAQTSSGDSLENTTGKDNVSVDTQMSSVEGKDETTLLTKDIGVSEKVVSEKMDKPDAKTHDVQSSSADVVTPAVVERVESVAVEETGGFVEKEDPIIEHNMVETVPIEPATETIDSFTVAYKSDHNPSEDTTDIPCDIVGDTFTVTCTGTYHHSEDALKVSSGLAAVFDNEHADDDNDDRDNGSIDDIAMEDLDEYLKHI from the exons ATGGATAACTCTGAACTGACTCGCGGACCTTTCACATGTCCGAATTGCAATAAAGAATTTCAACAATTCTCTGTGTTCAATGCACACAGTCAAG AGAAATGTGTTCCGGCGGATTCCCAACCATTTTGCATCATTTTTAATCCAACCAGCAACAAAAATGCCAGACCACGTAAAAAGTTGCACCTTACAGTAGAAGAGTATTTCTATGGGAAATGTAACGGCAAGAAACATAAACA GGTAGCCAACTTCAACccatcaaagaaatataaatgttacagCTGTGCAAAAGTTTTGAAGAACAACCTCCG ATTTATGAGCCATGTTCGCCACAAGATTGAAAATCATTGGAAACAGAACGACAACATAAACGACTTCAACATATGTAGTCACTGCTACAGACATTATGATACACCTTTCCAACTACAATGTCATGTTGAAACTGTTCATTCTTCTGTAGCTGCATCGA CCACATGCTGCATTTGTGAGCTCAACTTTCAAGACGAAGAAACTTTTCTATTTCACATGAAAAATCGTCATGGTTGTCAGGAAATGCCTTATGTGTGTAAGATCTGCTCTCATCGCTCTTCACTCTACTCTGACTTAATGCAGCATTTCAG aGAGTGCCATGAAAACAGCAATTCCTTGATGTGTCCCTTCTGCTTGTGTATTCACAACACTGGAAACTCCCATCTAAACCATGTAATTCAACATTTG aAAAAGTCGTACAGATGTTCACGTTGCCGTCTGCAGTTTTCCAGCAGTGTTGCGCAGTGCCAACATTTAACAATTGATCACATGAAGACAATGAGGTCTAAACTTCGATACCCCGTACCTCCCAATATTAATGATTACACG GTCTTTGTAAAACTTGGGAAAAAGACATCTTTACCACTTAAATCATTTTTCTTTGGTTCTCCAACTGCACGGGAAGTATTAGCAACAAGTTTTCCAAACTTTGTGGATACcaaagaaaaaagcaaaa GTTGCAAACGAAAATTAGATCAGACTCTCAAACAAAAGTTGGTTTCAATGAAAATCACAAAGTCTGCCTTACATCTGAA CCTTAATCTAATAGACGATACCAGTGAGTTTACTTGTTGGGAATGTGCATTAACTTTCCAGCATGATGTTCAACATTATATACAGCATTTCCAGACAGAATACAAATGTAGGGAATGTTTTTATGCCTCACACTGTCTCTATGCTGCTGCAGATCACAGTGAAACACACACAAACAG atTTAGAAAAGAAGAAGACAGGATtaaagaaactaaaataaacGTCGTTGTTTCACCAACTTGGCCATCAAAGTCACCAACAGTTAAcag TATTGAATGGGATCTTGAAAATGAGGAGAAATTAGAAGAAAACTGGAAGCCAAATGAAGATCTTCCGCTTAACAACTCAGCTCAATCAGGAGAAGAGAAAactaacaaagaaaaaaa tgtcttcaaaagaaaaaatcctcgaagaaaacaacttttaccACAGAAAGTTACCTTTGATGGCGAGGACTCACCACAGAACA ACATTACACCAAATTCAGTTAACACAGTTGGTTCATCAGCCACCCATGTGCCAAATTCGCTTTCCTCTGCtccaaaatcaaacaaaaaatcagcaaaaaaaagaaaattatctGAAGAAGCTTCAGCAACAGAAGAAAAGCCACAGCGCACCAGGgcaaaaaagaaaacttcACAACTAAATTTACTCTCAGAACCCCCAGCTAACCCTTTTAATTTTCAACGGAATGGTGTCGTCTCTTTGGGTTCCACAAACAAGCCTATACAAGCACCGGACAGTGCTAAGATAAAGGCAAAACCATTTCCCGCTAAACCATTTGATATTTCCCAAATGTCTTTTGGAAAAGTTTTTGCAAGTTCAAGAACCTTGAGTGAAAAACTTTATAATCCTTCAAAGAAAAGCAACAAGCAGTCTACAACACCCAGCAAAAATGTTCTGAAACCCAGTAAGCAGGTACCAGCCTCTCCAATGAATGTTGCAG aaacaCCAAACCCACAACCTCCAGTAAAGGATtttgtgtttgaaaaaaatgcaaaaggGAAATTGGTTTTGGTTCCTAGGACACTGAAGAAGGCACCTGCCAAATTTG AAATGCCAAAACCACCTCGTGCCATAAGCTTCAGTGAAGTCACAAAGAGCAGCATCTTGGTCAAATGGCTTCCTCCAATAGACTGCAGTGTTACCCAGTACTTGCTCCAATTTCgag GCTTTGGGATTCCCACAACTGAAGTTCTTCCACCTGCACAGACTATGGTGAGACTTGTGGGTTTGCGTTCAAATACCACCTATGTTGTGCGTATGTATTCcatgtataaaaacatgaagAGTTCTTGCATACACGGAAAGCAGAAAACAT tggGATTGCGAGAACTTACTCAGCTGAACAAACAAGCAATGGAAAGTCCTGTGATTATTCTTGATGATGAAGATGAAGAAAAAGATGTGAATTCATCTAGTGCGGCACCAGACACCTTTAAACCAACACCTGTGGTGTCAGGTGCCACACCCATGGCGTTAAATGCCACCTCTGGCACCGCTAAAATCACACCCTTTCCGAAAAATCACACCCTTTCCAGTTCcgaaacacaaaaaataactcCAAAACTTATCCCGGTATCACAAATCAAAACAGCCACGGTACTAAGGACAGCTATGGCAACTCAGCTTAAAAACCTATTACCAATCACATCGCAGGCGTCAATCAGTATAAAAGTCACAAAAGTTGGCGGGATAAATATCCACAAACTATCTCCTCAACAAAAGACACTGCCTAAAACAATTGACAGCAATGTGATCATGCCCCCGATGAAACTAATGGTACAGAAAGGCAAAGTTACCGGAAAACCAATTGTACCTATATCAAAAACGGAGCTTGTTAGAGTTTCTAACAGCCCTCAACAAACCGTTTTGTCAGCTTTGAGTTTGgagaaaaaggaaaatactGAAATTGTATCGGCAACTAATGTTGTGGACATGGAAAATACGACCAGTGATTCAAACAAAGATATTTCTATGGATACTGACACAGTTATCATTGAGACGTCTAGTATAAACGATGTCGAAACATCTAGCCAAAATACTTCTATGGTTGATGGCATTGCTAGTGGTGCTCAGAGTTCGAATCTGGATACTGTTATAAATACTATGAGCCAAGATAAGCCTTTGGTTTctgatgttgttgttgatgcTCAGACCTCAAGTGGGGATTCTTTGGAAAATACAACAGGCAAAGATAATGTTTCTGTTGATACTCAGATGTCAAGCGTGGAAGGAAAAGATGAAACGACATTATTAACGAAAGACATTGGTGTGAGTGAAAAGGTTGTTTCAGAAAAAATGGACAAACCAGATGCCAAAACTCACGATGTTCAATCTTCAAGTGCTGATGTCGTAACACCCGCTGTGGTGGAAAGAGTTGAGAGCGTTGCAGTTGAAGAAACTGGGGGTTTTGTTGAAAAAGAAGACCCAATAATTGAACACAATATGGTTGAAACTGTGCCCATTGAGCCAGCAACTGAAACTATCGATTCATTTACTGTTGCTTATAAAAGCGACCACAACCCTAGTGAAGATACAACGGATATTCCGTGTGATATTGTAGGTGATACCTTCACTGTCACTTGCACAGGTACCTACCATCATAGTGAAGATGCATTGAAAGTTTCAAGCGGTTTGGCTGCAGTGTTTGATAATGAACACGCAGATGATGATAATGATGATAGAGATAACGGATCTATTGACGATATTGCTATGGAAGATTTAGATGAATATTTGAAGCATATCTGA
- the zf(c2h2)-36 gene encoding zinc finger protein 36 (The RefSeq protein has 3 substitutions, 1 frameshift compared to this genomic sequence), translated as MDNSELTRGPFTCPNCNKEFQQFSVFNAHSQEKCVPADSQPFCIIFNPTSNKNARPRKKLHLTVEEYFYGKCNGKKHKQVANFNPSKKYKCYSCAKVLKNNLRFMSHVRHKIENHWKQNDNINDFNICSHCYRHYDTPFQLQCHVETVHSSVAASTTCCICELNFQDEETFLFHMKNRHGCQEMPYVCKICSHRSSLYSDLMQHFRECHENSNSLMCPFCLCIHNTGNSHLNHVIQHLKKSYRCSRCRLQFSSSVAQCQHLTIDHIKTMRSKLQYPVPPNINDYTVYVKLRKKASLPLKSFFFGSPTAREVLATSFPNFVDTKEKSKSCKRKLDQTLKQKLVSMKITKSALHLNLNLIDDTSEFTCWECALTFQHDVQHYIQHFQTEYKCRECFYASHCLYAAADHSETHTNRFRKEEDRIKETKINVVVSPTWPSKSPTVNSKRLRIGEKHGVEETGRNNDNISPSSLPGMSVTINSIEWDLENEEKLEENWKPNEDLPLNNSAQSGEEKTNKENVSKRKNPRRKQLLPQKVTFDGEDSPQNNITPNSVNTVGSSATHVPNSLSSAPKSNKKISKKKKII; from the exons ATGGATAACTCTGAACTGACTCGCGGACCTTTCACATGTCCGAATTGCAATAAAGAATTTCAACAATTCTCTGTGTTCAATGCACACAGTCAAG AGAAATGTGTTCCGGCGGATTCCCAACCATTTTGCATCATTTTTAATCCAACCAGCAACAAAAATGCCAGACCACGTAAAAAGTTGCACCTTACAGTAGAAGAGTATTTCTATGGGAAATGTAACGGCAAGAAACATAAACA GGTAGCCAACTTCAACccatcaaagaaatataaatgttacagCTGTGCAAAAGTTTTGAAGAACAACCTCCG ATTTATGAGCCATGTTCGCCACAAGATTGAAAATCATTGGAAACAGAACGACAACATAAACGACTTCAACATATGTAGTCACTGCTACAGACATTATGATACACCTTTCCAACTACAATGTCATGTTGAAACTGTTCATTCTTCTGTAGCTGCATCGA CCACATGCTGCATTTGTGAGCTCAACTTTCAAGACGAAGAAACTTTTCTATTTCACATGAAAAATCGTCATGGTTGTCAGGAAATGCCTTATGTGTGTAAGATCTGCTCTCATCGCTCTTCACTCTACTCTGACTTAATGCAGCATTTCAG aGAGTGCCATGAAAACAGCAATTCCTTGATGTGTCCCTTCTGCTTGTGTATTCACAACACTGGAAACTCCCATCTAAACCATGTAATTCAACATTTG aAAAAGTCGTACAGATGTTCACGTTGCCGTCTGCAGTTTTCCAGCAGTGTTGCGCAGTGCCAACATTTAACAATTGATCACATGAAGACAATGAGGTCTAAACTTCGATACCCCGTACCTCCCAATATTAATGATTACACG GTCTATGTAAAACTTAGGAAGAAGGCATCTTTACCACTTAAATCATTTTTCTTTGGTTCTCCAACTGCAAGGGAAGTATTAGCAACAAGTTTTCCAAACTTTGTGGATACcaaagaaaaaagcaaaa GTTGCAAACGAAAATTAGATCAGACTCTCAAACAAAAGTTGGTTTCAATGAAAATCACAAAGTCTGCCTTACATCTGAA CCTTAATCTAATAGACGATACCAGTGAGTTTACTTGTTGGGAATGTGCATTAACTTTCCAGCATGATGTTCAACATTATATACAGCATTTCCAGACAGAATACAAATGTAGGGAATGTTTTTATGCCTCACACTGTCTCTATGCTGCTGCAGATCACAGTGAAACACACACAAACAG atTTAGAAAAGAAGAAGACAGGATtaaagaaactaaaataaacGTCGTTGTTTCACCAACTTGGCCATCAAAGTCACCAACAGTTAAcag CAAGAGGTTAAGAATTGGAGAGAAACATGGAGTAGAAGAAACTGGAAGAAATAATGACAACATTTCACCATCTAGCTTACCAGGAATGTCAGTTACAATAAACAG TATTGAATGGGATCTTGAAAATGAGGAGAAATTAGAAGAAAACTGGAAGCCAAATGAAGATCTTCCGCTTAACAACTCAGCTCAATCAGGAGAAGAGAAAactaacaaagaaaa tgtcttcaaaagaaaaaatcctcgaagaaaacaacttttaccACAGAAAGTTACCTTTGATGGCGAGGACTCACCACAGAACA ACATTACACCAAATTCAGTTAACACAGTTGGTTCATCAGCCACCCATGTGCCAAATTCGCTTTCCTCTGCtccaaaatcaaacaaaa tcagcaaaaaaaagaaaattatctGA